One Brevibacterium spongiae DNA segment encodes these proteins:
- a CDS encoding LysR family transcriptional regulator, producing the protein MAEPSLKRLQYFIALAEHGKFQLAADAVNISQPALSAELKRLEDFVGKPLFHRSPVTKLTAAGEALLPYAKSAVGAAHRFNEYAVAVNTGAPTSISIGTVATFLHRGLPQTITDFSAEHPNILVTTEEATSAAQSNMLLGHDIDIACGHMPLQHPDLACTPAARESFWLCAPAESPITTIAEAVDSPFVIFRKSASPIYHDNVVGICRTHGFEPQIHHQTASWSAAVEMVAHGLGVSLVPSPVALSYRSDERLTFTRVGTRPNAPQAWITVRREDQSSLIGDLALDLVAASESMADPVGD; encoded by the coding sequence ATGGCAGAACCAAGCCTCAAACGCCTCCAGTACTTCATCGCCCTGGCTGAGCACGGCAAATTCCAACTCGCAGCCGATGCCGTCAACATCTCGCAGCCAGCATTGAGCGCCGAACTCAAACGGCTCGAGGACTTCGTCGGCAAACCGCTGTTCCACCGCAGTCCAGTGACGAAGCTGACTGCGGCAGGAGAGGCGCTGCTGCCCTATGCGAAGTCCGCCGTCGGCGCCGCCCACCGATTCAACGAGTACGCGGTAGCCGTGAACACCGGGGCTCCGACCTCGATCTCGATCGGCACCGTGGCCACGTTCCTCCACCGCGGCCTGCCGCAGACGATCACGGATTTCTCCGCCGAGCATCCGAACATCCTCGTCACCACGGAGGAAGCCACCTCGGCGGCGCAGTCGAACATGCTGCTCGGCCACGATATCGACATCGCCTGCGGGCACATGCCCCTCCAACACCCCGACCTCGCATGCACTCCGGCGGCCAGGGAGTCCTTCTGGCTGTGCGCTCCCGCCGAGTCACCGATCACCACCATCGCCGAGGCCGTCGACTCCCCGTTCGTCATCTTTCGCAAGAGTGCGTCCCCGATCTACCACGACAACGTCGTGGGAATCTGCCGCACGCACGGCTTCGAACCGCAGATCCACCATCAGACGGCCAGCTGGTCAGCCGCCGTCGAGATGGTGGCACACGGTCTCGGCGTCTCGCTCGTCCCTTCGCCGGTGGCACTGAGCTACCGCAGCGATGAGCGACTGACCTTCACGCGGGTCGGCACTCGCCCGAATGCCCCACAGGCCTGGATCACCGTCCGTAGGGAGGACCAGTCGTCGCTCATCGGCGACCTCGCCCTCGACCTCGTCGCCGCCTCGGAGTCCATGGCCGACCCCGTCGGCGACTGA
- a CDS encoding acetyl-CoA C-acetyltransferase yields the protein MSEDIVICEPLRSPVGGFGGQFKDVPHEELGRQVLKALLEKTDLPGEAIEDVVLGNCYPHMETPAIGRVVALNAGLPITVPGRQVDRRCGSGLQAIADAHAMISAGFADLVVAGGVESMSRAPFFNEEIRWGIRGGNVELKDGLVRGRLTAGGNDYPVPGGMIETAENLRREYKISREDQDVYAVESHRRAASATEEGKFADEIVPITLPATRKTPEQVITTDEHIRPGSTVEKLAKLKPMLGKSDDEATVTAGNASGQNDGAALCIVTTAAKAAELGLRVFARMRSWAVAGVPPKTMGIGPVPATAKALQRAGLELVDIDLIELNEAFAAQVLACTTEWKLSESDFAERLNVNGSGISLGHPVGATGGRILATLLREMDRRESRYGLETMCIGGGQGMAAVFERVA from the coding sequence GTGTCCGAAGACATCGTCATCTGCGAACCTCTCCGCTCCCCCGTGGGCGGATTCGGCGGACAGTTCAAGGACGTTCCGCACGAGGAGCTCGGCCGTCAGGTCCTGAAAGCTCTGCTGGAGAAGACCGACCTGCCGGGTGAAGCCATTGAGGATGTCGTCCTCGGCAACTGCTATCCGCACATGGAGACCCCGGCGATCGGCCGCGTCGTCGCCCTCAACGCGGGACTGCCGATCACCGTTCCGGGCCGTCAGGTCGACCGTCGCTGCGGCTCCGGCCTGCAGGCGATCGCCGACGCCCACGCGATGATCTCAGCCGGTTTCGCGGACCTCGTCGTCGCCGGCGGCGTCGAGTCGATGAGCCGCGCACCGTTCTTCAATGAGGAGATCCGCTGGGGCATCAGGGGCGGCAACGTCGAGCTCAAAGACGGCCTCGTCCGCGGCCGCCTCACCGCCGGCGGCAATGACTACCCGGTGCCGGGCGGAATGATCGAAACCGCGGAGAACCTGCGTCGGGAGTACAAGATCTCGCGGGAGGACCAGGACGTCTACGCCGTTGAATCGCATCGTCGTGCCGCCTCGGCGACTGAGGAAGGGAAGTTCGCCGACGAGATCGTGCCGATCACGCTGCCGGCCACCCGGAAGACCCCTGAACAGGTCATCACGACCGATGAGCACATCCGTCCCGGATCGACGGTCGAGAAGCTCGCGAAGCTCAAGCCGATGCTCGGGAAGTCCGACGATGAGGCCACGGTGACCGCCGGCAATGCCTCGGGTCAGAACGATGGTGCCGCCCTGTGCATCGTCACCACCGCAGCCAAGGCCGCCGAGCTGGGTCTGCGGGTCTTCGCCCGCATGCGCAGCTGGGCCGTGGCCGGTGTGCCGCCGAAAACCATGGGCATCGGCCCGGTCCCGGCGACCGCGAAGGCACTGCAGCGCGCGGGTCTCGAACTCGTCGATATCGACCTCATCGAACTCAACGAGGCATTCGCGGCGCAGGTGCTCGCCTGCACGACCGAATGGAAGCTGTCCGAATCCGACTTCGCCGAGCGTCTCAACGTCAACGGCTCGGGCATCTCACTGGGCCACCCGGTCGGCGCGACCGGTGGGCGCATCCTCGCGACCCTGCTGCGGGAGATGGATCGCCGCGAATCGCGCTACGGCCTCGAGACCATGTGCATCGGCGGCGGTCAGGGCATGGCTGCGGTCTTCGAACGCGTGGCCTGA
- a CDS encoding acyl-CoA dehydrogenase family protein yields the protein MAFDITADEQELVDAVVSISKDVLVPQAAAADANERVSDETLKTLAEVGVMGLNLPEEFGGPGVGSVAMSQMVAAITEACASTASIVTAQFLATDSILLGGTDAQREAWLPRTAAGEVIGAFGLTEPGAGSNPAEMSTKATRVDGGWHLKGTKCFITNAGFADFIVVYAKTDVDAGHKGISAFIVDTKAASAGLDFNPPEKTMGLRGSPVYEFVIDTVVPEDALLGVEGEGFTTAMRVLDRGRIEVAAMSLGIGKAALDAAVDWAGERKISGKPLNRLQGIAFKLADMYTKYRSAWLLTMDAAEQRDAEVDFTRSSATAKLAASEAAAFIADEALQIHGGYGFTRDFPLERYVRDARIYRIYEGSSEIQRTIIARSLSK from the coding sequence ATGGCCTTCGACATCACCGCCGATGAACAGGAACTCGTCGACGCCGTCGTCTCGATCAGCAAGGACGTCCTCGTCCCACAGGCCGCGGCCGCCGACGCGAACGAACGCGTCTCCGACGAAACCCTGAAGACCCTCGCCGAGGTGGGGGTCATGGGGCTCAACCTGCCCGAGGAATTCGGCGGGCCCGGCGTCGGTTCGGTGGCGATGAGCCAGATGGTCGCCGCCATCACCGAGGCGTGCGCATCGACCGCGTCGATCGTCACCGCACAGTTCCTCGCCACCGACTCGATCCTCCTCGGCGGCACCGATGCCCAACGCGAAGCGTGGCTGCCACGTACCGCTGCCGGCGAGGTCATCGGCGCTTTCGGGCTCACCGAGCCGGGTGCCGGTTCGAACCCGGCGGAGATGTCGACGAAGGCCACACGGGTCGACGGTGGTTGGCATCTCAAGGGCACGAAGTGCTTCATCACCAACGCCGGCTTCGCGGACTTCATCGTCGTCTACGCGAAGACCGACGTCGATGCTGGCCACAAGGGAATCAGCGCATTCATCGTCGACACGAAGGCCGCCTCGGCGGGGTTGGATTTCAATCCCCCGGAGAAGACGATGGGTCTGCGCGGCAGCCCTGTCTATGAGTTCGTCATCGACACCGTTGTCCCCGAGGATGCTCTGCTCGGCGTCGAAGGTGAAGGCTTCACAACAGCCATGCGCGTGCTCGACCGCGGACGCATCGAAGTTGCGGCAATGAGTCTGGGAATCGGCAAGGCCGCACTCGACGCTGCCGTGGATTGGGCTGGCGAACGCAAGATCAGCGGAAAGCCGCTCAACCGGCTCCAGGGCATCGCTTTCAAGCTCGCGGATATGTACACGAAGTACCGATCGGCATGGCTTCTGACGATGGACGCCGCCGAACAGCGCGACGCCGAGGTGGACTTCACTCGGTCATCGGCTACGGCGAAGCTCGCCGCCTCTGAGGCCGCCGCATTCATCGCCGACGAAGCACTGCAGATCCACGGCGGATACGGTTTTACCCGCGACTTCCCGCTGGAGCGCTATGTCCGCGATGCGCGGATTTACCGCATCTACGAAGGCTCATCGGAAATCCAGCGGACGATCATTGCACGCTCGCTGTCGAAGTGA
- a CDS encoding MFS transporter, producing MSDSVNTAKRARKAGIASFIGTTIEWYDFYIYGTASALVFGHVFFPDTLPAGVGTLLSFVTLWAGFLARPLGGIIFGHFGDKYGRKKTLVVTLVMMGAASFLVGLLPGYATIGIAAPIILTCLRILQGIAVGGEWGGSVLIASENAPKGKGVLYSAFAQQGSPAGNLISSGMFFALALLPTPQFLLYGWRIAFLASIFLIVIGLVIRLKLEEPENMKVVKKKDAVVKVPAIEAIKKHWVLILLGAGSLPLIQVTYLKTTFATAWATDTTHPWAYSSSTFLGVVTLALVVQFIVQPFGAVILDRVKDMRKAIVWIIVPEFVLMPLMFFAIELGHPGIALAAMAAATVPHSLFYAGIGGIIARAFPTRVRYTGISLAYQLCSMTVGGGTAAAAQWMYNSSDSIIPVAILSASYALVSLICTLILLNKTGWRASENSKAEAADEAEFAEALAAEKVEAAEAASDEGAPTDGPGTSDTAPNADATSTDSKPVPPRMPVTP from the coding sequence ATGTCTGACTCGGTCAACACCGCGAAACGAGCCCGGAAAGCCGGAATCGCATCATTCATCGGAACCACCATCGAGTGGTACGACTTCTACATCTACGGCACCGCCTCGGCGCTGGTGTTCGGTCACGTATTCTTCCCCGACACCCTGCCGGCCGGCGTCGGCACTCTGCTCTCCTTTGTCACACTGTGGGCCGGCTTCCTGGCACGTCCGCTCGGCGGAATCATCTTCGGTCACTTCGGTGACAAGTACGGCCGGAAGAAGACGCTCGTCGTCACCCTTGTGATGATGGGCGCGGCATCGTTCCTCGTCGGCCTGCTGCCGGGATACGCGACCATCGGCATCGCCGCGCCGATCATCCTCACCTGCCTGCGCATCCTGCAGGGCATCGCCGTCGGTGGCGAATGGGGCGGCTCCGTGCTCATCGCCAGTGAGAACGCGCCGAAGGGCAAGGGGGTCCTGTACTCGGCCTTCGCCCAGCAGGGATCTCCGGCAGGAAACCTCATCTCCTCGGGCATGTTCTTCGCCCTCGCGCTTCTGCCGACCCCGCAGTTCCTGCTCTACGGCTGGAGGATTGCATTCCTCGCTTCGATCTTCCTCATCGTCATCGGCCTCGTCATCCGCCTCAAGCTCGAAGAGCCGGAGAACATGAAGGTCGTGAAGAAGAAGGACGCCGTCGTCAAGGTTCCCGCCATCGAGGCGATCAAGAAGCACTGGGTGCTCATCCTCCTCGGCGCCGGTTCGCTGCCGCTCATTCAGGTCACCTATCTCAAGACGACGTTCGCCACTGCCTGGGCCACGGACACCACCCACCCCTGGGCGTACAGTTCGTCGACGTTCCTCGGCGTCGTCACGCTCGCCCTCGTCGTGCAGTTCATCGTCCAGCCGTTCGGCGCGGTCATCCTCGACCGGGTCAAGGACATGCGCAAGGCGATCGTCTGGATCATCGTTCCGGAGTTCGTCCTCATGCCGCTCATGTTCTTCGCGATCGAACTGGGCCATCCCGGGATCGCCCTCGCAGCCATGGCCGCCGCAACTGTTCCGCACTCGCTGTTCTACGCCGGCATCGGCGGAATCATCGCCCGGGCGTTCCCCACTCGGGTCCGGTACACGGGAATCTCGCTGGCCTACCAGCTGTGCTCGATGACCGTGGGCGGCGGCACTGCGGCGGCCGCGCAATGGATGTACAACAGTTCGGATTCCATCATTCCGGTGGCGATCCTCAGCGCCAGCTATGCGCTCGTCTCCCTCATCTGCACCCTCATCCTGCTGAACAAGACCGGATGGAGGGCGAGCGAGAACTCGAAGGCCGAGGCCGCCGACGAGGCAGAGTTCGCCGAGGCTCTCGCCGCTGAGAAGGTGGAAGCAGCTGAGGCCGCATCTGACGAAGGCGCTCCAACGGACGGGCCTGGCACGAGCGACACAGCACCAAATGCCGACGCCACGAGCACGGATTCCAAGCCTGTTCCACCACGCATGCCCGTCACCCCCTGA
- a CDS encoding CoA transferase subunit A, with translation MPEAIERYVKDGATVALEGFSHLIPFAAGHEIIRQGISGLTFCRLTPDLLSDMMIAADCVDRLVCSFFASGSAGSLYEVRRRIQSADPRPLEVEEYSHHAMTLRYHAGAARLPFAPIGSFVGSDIPGINPDIRSVVDPYSGKKTYVVPPLNPDVTIVHAQRADRHGNVQIWGITGTQQEAVYAAKHVIVTVEEIVDDEVVRSDPNRTLIPAHAVDAVCEVPTGAHPSYVQGSYDRDNAFYREWTPISKDPARLREWLDTHVRGTHDHAEYLQAIGADRLLSLRVAPRPSGTVDYGRRALLNEGTVK, from the coding sequence TTGCCTGAAGCCATTGAGCGTTACGTCAAGGACGGAGCCACGGTGGCGCTCGAGGGGTTCTCCCACCTTATCCCGTTCGCCGCCGGGCACGAGATCATCCGGCAGGGAATCTCCGGGCTCACCTTCTGCCGGCTCACCCCCGATCTGCTCAGCGACATGATGATCGCCGCCGACTGCGTCGATCGCCTCGTCTGCTCGTTCTTCGCCTCCGGTTCGGCCGGAAGCCTCTACGAGGTGCGGCGTCGCATCCAATCCGCCGACCCGCGTCCGCTCGAGGTCGAAGAGTACTCGCATCACGCGATGACCCTGCGCTATCACGCCGGCGCCGCCAGGTTGCCCTTCGCTCCGATCGGCTCCTTCGTCGGTTCGGATATCCCCGGCATCAACCCGGACATCCGCTCCGTCGTCGACCCGTACTCGGGGAAGAAGACCTACGTGGTCCCGCCGCTCAACCCTGACGTCACGATCGTCCATGCTCAGCGGGCCGACCGGCACGGAAACGTGCAGATCTGGGGCATCACCGGCACGCAGCAGGAAGCCGTCTACGCAGCGAAGCATGTCATCGTCACCGTCGAGGAGATCGTCGACGACGAGGTCGTCCGCTCAGACCCGAACCGCACCCTCATCCCGGCTCACGCCGTCGACGCCGTCTGTGAGGTCCCGACCGGAGCACACCCCTCCTATGTGCAGGGATCCTATGACCGTGACAACGCCTTCTACCGCGAATGGACGCCGATTTCGAAGGACCCGGCTCGGCTCCGGGAATGGCTCGACACCCATGTCCGCGGCACCCACGACCATGCTGAATACCTCCAGGCGATCGGCGCCGACCGGCTGTTGAGCCTGCGCGTGGCTCCACGCCCCTCCGGCACAGTCGATTACGGTCGCCGCGCCTTACTCAACGAAGGGACCGTGAAATGA
- a CDS encoding Cmx/CmrA family chloramphenicol efflux MFS transporter: MPFVLYLLALAVFAMGTSEFMLAGLVPDIATTFGVSVGTAGLLTSAFAAGMVIGAPAMAALTRRLPAKATLLGCVIVFALSHVVGAISPDFTVLFITRVIAAVVNAGFLAVALGAATKLVTPDAKGRAVAVLLAGTTVATVAGVPAGALLGTALGWQSTFWAIALLCVPAAVGIAAGFTHQSDEASREEPSSTSLRAELSQLASPRLVLTMLLAALVNAGTFSALTFLAPIVTDTAGLSQWWVSGALMLFGAGSFIGVTVAGRFSDARPRIVIVGGGSVLVLGWFALAIFATNPVALLGLVFAQGVLGFAVGSTLITRVLYAAAGAPTMAGSYATAALNVGAAAGPVLAAAALGVMPGSLGPVLVAVVATATALLVAVSLLRLVAPRDNVLASYT; the protein is encoded by the coding sequence ATGCCTTTTGTTCTTTATCTTCTTGCCCTGGCGGTCTTCGCTATGGGTACTTCCGAATTCATGCTCGCTGGCCTCGTGCCCGACATTGCCACAACCTTCGGCGTTTCCGTGGGGACTGCTGGTCTTCTGACCTCGGCATTCGCCGCAGGTATGGTGATCGGCGCACCTGCGATGGCCGCTCTCACTCGTCGCCTCCCTGCGAAAGCGACACTTTTGGGATGCGTGATCGTGTTCGCGCTGTCCCACGTCGTCGGAGCAATCTCACCAGACTTCACTGTCTTGTTCATTACTCGCGTGATCGCTGCGGTTGTCAATGCGGGCTTCTTGGCGGTTGCGCTGGGGGCGGCGACGAAACTCGTGACACCGGATGCCAAAGGTCGGGCCGTGGCGGTCCTGCTTGCGGGCACCACTGTCGCAACCGTTGCCGGCGTCCCGGCGGGTGCTCTGCTGGGGACGGCGCTCGGTTGGCAGTCGACGTTCTGGGCGATCGCTTTACTGTGCGTCCCCGCTGCGGTCGGCATTGCTGCGGGTTTCACCCATCAGTCTGACGAAGCCTCTCGGGAAGAGCCGTCTTCTACTTCGCTGCGGGCGGAGCTGTCGCAGCTGGCCTCTCCACGCCTGGTCTTAACGATGCTGCTCGCTGCCTTGGTGAATGCCGGAACTTTCTCCGCGCTGACTTTCCTGGCCCCGATCGTTACTGATACTGCCGGCCTGAGCCAGTGGTGGGTGTCAGGGGCGCTTATGCTTTTCGGCGCTGGCTCCTTCATCGGAGTCACCGTTGCAGGACGGTTCTCGGATGCCCGGCCCCGAATCGTCATCGTAGGCGGTGGAAGTGTTCTAGTGCTCGGGTGGTTTGCGTTGGCAATATTCGCGACGAACCCCGTTGCCCTGCTCGGGCTCGTTTTCGCTCAGGGTGTGTTGGGGTTCGCTGTTGGGAGCACGCTGATCACGCGAGTGCTCTATGCGGCGGCGGGTGCGCCCACTATGGCGGGGTCGTACGCGACAGCGGCGCTCAACGTCGGTGCGGCGGCAGGTCCAGTCCTCGCTGCTGCCGCACTCGGCGTTATGCCGGGTTCGCTTGGGCCTGTTTTGGTGGCTGTCGTCGCGACAGCAACGGCGTTGCTGGTCGCAGTTTCCCTTCTTCGGCTGGTTGCGCCCAGGGACAACGTCCTGGCTTCATACACCTAG
- a CDS encoding CaiB/BaiF CoA transferase family protein: MNATKQLLTGVRVADFSRVLAGPYATAMLADQGAEVIKIEMPGHGDDSRHLGPFTDSGSTYFTGLNRGKRSIEADLKDPEDHARLLDLIASCDVVVENFRPGVAAKLGLSYENLKAVKPDIVYASISGFGQHGTQAKRPAYDTVIQALSGLMASTGFPDGSPTRVGESIADVSAGVFAAFGISSALFHRQTTGEGAHIDIPMLDVMLAMQPTNASLHSAGSAPTRVGNRHPVSAPFDTYRAADGLLVIAVANDRLFGTLAQTLGKPELATDPRFATDAHRSDNDDALRIEIEEFTTGRTVTELCEIFDAAGIPNSPVLDFAEAVTGPIGSDRDLTATDPRSGHAFLGHPLLVDGTRPASALPAPRLGEHNADFAAPTDAR, from the coding sequence ATGAACGCAACGAAGCAGCTGCTGACCGGGGTTCGGGTCGCCGATTTCTCCCGAGTCCTCGCCGGTCCCTACGCCACGGCGATGCTCGCCGATCAGGGCGCCGAGGTCATCAAGATCGAGATGCCCGGCCACGGGGACGATTCCCGACATCTCGGACCCTTCACAGATTCCGGGTCGACTTACTTCACCGGACTCAACCGCGGAAAGCGCTCGATCGAGGCCGATCTCAAGGACCCGGAAGACCACGCTCGACTGCTCGATCTCATCGCGAGCTGCGATGTCGTCGTCGAGAACTTCCGGCCCGGCGTCGCCGCGAAGCTCGGCCTGTCCTATGAGAACCTCAAGGCCGTCAAACCCGATATCGTTTACGCGTCGATCTCCGGCTTCGGACAGCACGGCACCCAAGCCAAACGCCCCGCCTACGACACGGTCATCCAGGCCCTGAGCGGCCTCATGGCCTCGACCGGCTTCCCCGACGGCTCCCCCACCCGAGTCGGCGAATCCATCGCCGACGTCTCCGCCGGAGTCTTCGCCGCCTTCGGCATCTCCTCGGCGCTCTTCCACCGCCAGACGACCGGCGAAGGTGCCCATATCGACATTCCGATGCTCGACGTCATGCTCGCCATGCAGCCGACGAACGCCTCCCTCCACTCCGCTGGATCCGCCCCCACCCGGGTCGGCAACCGCCACCCCGTCTCGGCACCGTTCGACACCTATCGCGCCGCCGACGGACTCCTCGTCATCGCCGTGGCCAACGACCGGCTCTTCGGTACTCTTGCCCAGACCCTCGGCAAGCCGGAGCTGGCCACCGATCCGCGCTTCGCCACCGACGCTCATCGGTCGGACAACGACGACGCGCTGCGCATCGAGATCGAAGAATTCACCACCGGGCGCACCGTGACCGAGCTGTGCGAGATCTTCGATGCCGCCGGAATCCCGAACTCCCCCGTCCTCGATTTCGCCGAGGCGGTCACCGGCCCCATCGGCTCCGATCGCGATCTCACTGCCACCGATCCCCGATCCGGGCACGCCTTCCTCGGCCACCCGCTCCTTGTCGACGGCACCCGCCCGGCGTCCGCGCTTCCGGCGCCCCGCCTCGGCGAACACAACGCCGACTTCGCCGCACCCACCGACGCACGCTGA
- a CDS encoding LysR family transcriptional regulator — protein MELQQIRAFVAVAEELHFGRAAERLGMAQPPLSRTIRSLETELGASLFQRTTRSVSLSPAGEALLEPAKHMLATQQAAVESVHRSSSGEVGRVRFGYSHPSSRDLAATLVAASHERNPGITFQLESTVYADEGLERIMDGTLDLALVRWRRRPPLIAGRPVAIERPCVALPSSHRLAKRKKIGVKELADEPFVLLPARPNSNLRETAMRLCLDAGFSPRTVQEAPDSQSISALVAAGMGVTITFDSVAAGYDSRIAAVPLDLPNEATQLHLAYRLDQQDAALNTVLDVAEAVLPTVR, from the coding sequence TTGGAGCTGCAGCAGATCCGCGCCTTCGTCGCCGTCGCCGAAGAACTCCACTTCGGTCGTGCCGCCGAACGCCTCGGCATGGCCCAGCCTCCGCTGAGCCGCACCATCCGGTCCCTGGAGACCGAGCTCGGAGCCTCACTGTTCCAGCGCACGACCCGTTCGGTCAGCCTCTCCCCCGCCGGTGAAGCCCTGCTCGAGCCGGCCAAGCACATGCTCGCCACTCAGCAGGCCGCCGTCGAATCCGTCCACCGCTCTTCCAGCGGTGAGGTCGGTCGCGTGCGCTTCGGCTACTCACATCCGTCCTCGCGCGACCTGGCCGCCACCCTCGTGGCGGCCTCACACGAACGCAATCCGGGCATCACTTTCCAGCTCGAGTCGACGGTCTATGCCGACGAAGGCCTCGAGCGGATCATGGACGGCACTCTCGACCTCGCGCTGGTCCGGTGGCGTCGGCGACCCCCGCTCATCGCCGGCCGCCCCGTGGCGATCGAGCGTCCATGTGTCGCCTTGCCGAGCTCTCACCGCCTGGCGAAGCGGAAGAAGATCGGCGTCAAGGAACTCGCCGACGAACCCTTTGTCCTCCTGCCCGCACGACCGAATTCGAACCTGCGCGAGACCGCCATGCGCCTGTGCCTCGACGCCGGGTTCAGCCCGCGCACCGTCCAGGAGGCCCCCGACTCGCAGTCGATCTCCGCGCTCGTGGCCGCCGGGATGGGCGTGACGATTACGTTCGATTCCGTCGCCGCCGGCTACGACTCGCGGATCGCCGCGGTTCCGCTCGATCTCCCGAACGAAGCCACCCAGCTCCACCTCGCCTACCGACTCGATCAGCAGGACGCCGCCCTGAACACGGTGCTCGATGTCGCCGAGGCGGTACTGCCGACCGTCCGCTGA
- a CDS encoding CoA-transferase subunit beta: MSTTSAKEFTETELIVCAAAKMLARSRTVFAGVGLPTLAVDLAHRTVNPGIQLIYESGVAGAHPESMAEGIADSVVVSGAEAVVNMHALFGYVLQGGNVDVGFLGAAQVDRYGSLNTTVIGDWDSPKVRLPGSGGAADIMANAGEVFVVLRRHDPAALPAELDFTTSASPVRAAEQPDFIQPPGFGVSTVITPLGILRRRERLGELELTEVHPGVTVEQVQEATGWDLAVAEDVQQTQAPTAEEVRLLRDEIDTVRLYLR, translated from the coding sequence ATGAGCACCACCTCGGCGAAGGAATTCACCGAAACCGAACTCATCGTCTGCGCGGCCGCGAAGATGCTCGCCCGTAGCCGCACCGTCTTCGCCGGGGTCGGTCTGCCGACGCTGGCCGTCGACCTGGCGCACCGCACGGTCAATCCTGGCATCCAGCTCATCTACGAATCCGGGGTCGCCGGCGCGCACCCGGAATCGATGGCCGAGGGTATCGCGGACTCCGTCGTCGTCTCCGGCGCCGAGGCGGTCGTGAACATGCATGCCCTGTTCGGATACGTCCTCCAAGGTGGGAACGTCGACGTCGGCTTCCTCGGAGCCGCTCAGGTCGACCGGTACGGTTCGCTGAACACCACGGTCATCGGCGACTGGGATTCGCCGAAGGTGCGCCTGCCCGGTTCCGGAGGGGCTGCGGACATCATGGCCAACGCAGGAGAGGTCTTCGTCGTCCTCCGCCGCCATGACCCGGCCGCGCTGCCCGCCGAACTCGACTTCACGACCTCCGCCTCGCCGGTGCGCGCGGCTGAGCAGCCGGACTTCATCCAGCCGCCCGGATTCGGCGTCTCCACCGTCATCACCCCGTTGGGGATCCTGCGGCGACGTGAGCGCCTCGGCGAGCTCGAACTCACAGAGGTGCACCCCGGGGTCACGGTCGAACAGGTGCAGGAGGCGACCGGTTGGGACCTCGCCGTCGCCGAGGATGTCCAGCAGACTCAGGCGCCGACGGCCGAGGAAGTCCGCTTACTCCGCGACGAGATCGATACGGTCCGGCTCTACCTGCGGTAG